From the Leptospira biflexa serovar Patoc strain 'Patoc 1 (Paris)' genome, one window contains:
- a CDS encoding oligosaccharide flippase family protein, with the protein MQKIKKIFQILKAELKKEGVLKNSFFVSSSKAISAVTNLVFMIYSVNLLSKVENGKLQYFLGFLPVVLAVAEFGLPNALIKYISPMAEKKENPGAILNASLRIKFYSFLFLSFVTLIAYITSDENYLVLLLLLFGGIIISFISYFESLFVSYRKYKSLSLWNPLPNVVRLLLLIYFSETNSHPLTYMDILAIFCIAPIFVLFLFFLFFGKEEISFSAEAKEIHLNEKKLLLFNLWAFAASIFAILSDRMEIFFLNQFHPPEIVADYGTALQLFSGFIIILATFNSIIYPKLARLAETEEFPTVLKKSVFLGGMIALCLAPGILLAEPILTLLFGTKYTNSISVFKILYPNFLLQLVFAPLGTALFALGLPRLLAGLALLRLVFGALFDYWIIPDFGANGAAVSLFLGQIVSWLLLTGYFMAYFRK; encoded by the coding sequence ATGCAAAAAATCAAAAAAATCTTTCAAATATTAAAGGCAGAACTCAAAAAAGAAGGAGTATTAAAAAACTCTTTCTTTGTCAGTAGCTCTAAAGCGATTTCTGCTGTTACAAACCTTGTATTTATGATTTATTCCGTCAATTTGCTGAGCAAAGTTGAAAACGGAAAACTCCAATACTTCCTTGGATTCCTACCAGTTGTCCTTGCTGTTGCCGAATTTGGATTGCCCAATGCACTTATAAAATACATCTCTCCAATGGCAGAGAAAAAAGAAAATCCAGGTGCCATCTTAAACGCTTCTCTCCGAATTAAATTTTACTCTTTTTTATTTTTATCTTTTGTTACATTGATCGCTTATATCACAAGTGATGAAAACTATTTAGTCTTATTACTTTTGTTATTTGGTGGAATCATCATTTCTTTTATCTCGTATTTTGAAAGTTTATTCGTATCATACAGAAAGTATAAATCATTATCTCTTTGGAATCCTCTTCCCAATGTAGTTCGTTTATTACTTCTCATTTATTTTTCAGAAACAAATTCACATCCATTGACTTACATGGATATTTTAGCAATTTTTTGTATTGCTCCCATTTTTGTTTTATTCTTATTTTTTTTATTCTTCGGGAAAGAGGAAATTTCATTTTCAGCCGAAGCAAAAGAAATCCATCTCAATGAAAAGAAACTTCTCCTTTTTAATTTGTGGGCATTTGCTGCCTCCATTTTTGCCATTTTATCGGATCGGATGGAAATTTTCTTTTTAAACCAATTCCATCCACCAGAAATTGTAGCAGATTATGGAACCGCCTTGCAACTGTTTAGCGGATTTATCATTATCCTCGCCACATTCAATTCAATCATTTATCCAAAATTAGCAAGGCTTGCGGAAACGGAAGAATTCCCAACAGTTCTTAAAAAATCTGTTTTTTTAGGTGGGATGATCGCTCTTTGTTTGGCACCAGGCATTTTACTTGCTGAACCCATCTTGACTTTGTTATTCGGAACAAAATATACCAATTCGATTTCAGTTTTTAAAATTCTTTATCCAAATTTTCTTTTACAATTGGTATTTGCTCCATTAGGTACAGCTTTGTTTGCTTTGGGATTACCAAGATTACTAGCGGGACTTGCTTTACTCAGACTCGTATTTGGAGCTCTTTTTGATTATTGGATCATTCCAGATTTTGGGGCAAACGGCGCCGCAGTTTCTTTGTTTTTAGGTCAAATCGTATCTTGGTTACTATTGACCGGATACTTTATGGCTTACTTTCGGAAATAA
- a CDS encoding C1 family peptidase: MNLKLKTILLGIVLISFHTIVAEEFDPSSVRSPGCKPGTFSCGYIPSPKEVQDSIPLKRDFNSFEDLPSSIDLSSQMPPVGNQGRQNSCVAWATGYAIKSYLLKNKGQSTEYDPPFAGGKGNFVFSPAFIYNQQNGGEDKGLYYYKTMEFLKSNGVAPWSAMPYTDKDYLSQPSQESKREALKYKIKSFSRLNFKNPDEIKRVLAGKNVVMVGMIIDDAFYKLKGSAVYDANGGQSYGGHAMTIVGYDDNKKSKSGKKGAFKLQNSWGTNWGDKGFGWVSYSILAKVGQETYAIIDEPAPQNTQSPTVSVSPTKKPILPPSEIKVSKGEFDTKILLTWNHQESAVAYLIQRKEESDFFDLAYSDKPSFTDLAVSPNSTYGYRILAIGAEEVSVASMEVEGFTSSDSNNVGNVTQVVGLSGIVFSSGNTTSVQLTWSEIDGATNYSIAKADSSFQWKTIGNSKSADYVDVSPKSGEVNYYKVSAVLGSKLSSDWSDSIAVEVANQNLLPNQVSQLSATNGDYANKIQLNWKAAPGAKQYFLFRFDENAEPSGQFEVAGTSYTDSDTTIQNGKSYIYTVISANDMGYAEPSEVAFGKTDPGLTKRAGGVTLAAPKQVVSNPVGKDKQVSLKWDAVKDSFEYYIYRKPIQNGKPGKIEFVSSVEGKKTNFTESFPGKSGDLFLYSVRSKSEFGSESKDSNFVSVFWNEPKPFVKKRAMSLEELPSTFSGKWTSMYWNPKLGPQNLQMEIQGNGQDFVAKLKLNDKEIKQFSGSWTPGSKMIKTKGFSLELSNVLDGNSIVQFQSIKEIENGVELSFEKEN, encoded by the coding sequence ATGAATCTAAAACTAAAAACAATATTACTCGGAATTGTATTGATCTCATTCCATACAATTGTTGCAGAAGAATTTGATCCCAGTAGTGTACGTTCACCGGGATGTAAACCAGGCACTTTCTCTTGTGGTTATATCCCAAGTCCGAAAGAAGTACAAGATTCGATTCCTCTCAAACGAGATTTTAATTCTTTTGAAGACCTTCCTTCTTCTATTGATTTGTCTTCGCAGATGCCACCTGTCGGAAACCAAGGTAGGCAAAATAGTTGTGTTGCCTGGGCAACAGGATATGCGATTAAGTCTTATCTTTTAAAAAATAAAGGTCAAAGCACAGAATATGATCCGCCATTTGCTGGAGGAAAAGGAAACTTTGTGTTTTCACCTGCGTTTATCTACAACCAACAAAATGGTGGAGAAGACAAAGGTTTGTACTACTACAAAACGATGGAATTCTTAAAGTCAAACGGTGTGGCTCCGTGGAGTGCCATGCCATACACGGATAAAGATTATCTTTCGCAACCGTCACAAGAATCAAAACGGGAAGCCTTGAAATATAAAATTAAATCCTTTTCTAGATTGAACTTTAAAAACCCGGACGAAATCAAACGAGTATTAGCTGGTAAAAATGTAGTCATGGTCGGAATGATCATTGATGATGCATTTTATAAACTAAAAGGGAGTGCCGTTTACGATGCCAATGGAGGCCAAAGTTATGGTGGTCATGCCATGACAATTGTAGGATATGATGATAACAAAAAATCCAAATCTGGTAAAAAAGGTGCTTTTAAATTACAAAATTCTTGGGGAACCAATTGGGGTGACAAAGGATTCGGTTGGGTATCGTACTCGATCCTCGCAAAAGTAGGGCAAGAGACATACGCCATCATTGATGAACCAGCTCCTCAAAATACGCAATCACCTACTGTGAGTGTGAGCCCAACCAAAAAACCGATCCTTCCTCCTTCTGAGATCAAAGTTTCAAAAGGTGAGTTTGATACGAAAATTTTACTCACTTGGAACCACCAAGAGTCGGCAGTGGCTTATTTAATCCAAAGGAAAGAAGAATCTGATTTTTTTGATTTAGCATATTCTGACAAACCAAGTTTTACCGATTTAGCTGTATCACCTAACTCTACTTATGGGTATCGAATTTTAGCAATTGGAGCGGAAGAAGTTTCAGTTGCTTCGATGGAAGTGGAGGGATTTACTTCTTCTGATTCTAACAATGTTGGGAACGTGACTCAAGTGGTAGGACTCTCTGGAATCGTTTTTTCATCTGGGAATACAACAAGTGTGCAATTGACATGGTCCGAAATTGACGGAGCCACAAACTATTCTATTGCAAAAGCCGACTCATCATTCCAGTGGAAAACTATTGGGAATAGCAAATCAGCTGATTATGTAGATGTTTCTCCAAAATCAGGTGAAGTGAATTATTACAAAGTGAGTGCAGTTTTGGGTTCAAAACTTAGCTCCGATTGGAGCGACTCCATTGCTGTAGAAGTTGCCAATCAAAATTTATTACCCAACCAAGTGAGTCAACTTTCTGCAACAAACGGAGATTATGCGAATAAAATCCAATTGAATTGGAAAGCTGCACCTGGTGCGAAACAATATTTTTTATTTCGATTTGATGAAAATGCAGAGCCTTCTGGTCAATTTGAAGTCGCTGGTACTTCCTATACAGATTCGGATACCACGATTCAAAATGGAAAATCATATATTTATACGGTCATTTCTGCAAATGACATGGGTTATGCGGAACCAAGTGAAGTGGCATTTGGAAAAACAGACCCTGGATTGACCAAACGGGCAGGAGGAGTCACACTCGCGGCCCCGAAACAAGTTGTTTCGAATCCAGTAGGAAAGGATAAACAAGTGTCTTTGAAATGGGATGCGGTGAAGGATAGTTTTGAATATTATATTTATCGAAAGCCGATCCAAAATGGGAAACCAGGTAAAATCGAATTTGTGTCGAGTGTAGAAGGTAAAAAAACTAATTTTACAGAATCATTCCCTGGAAAATCGGGAGATTTATTTTTATATTCGGTTCGGTCTAAATCCGAATTTGGATCTGAATCTAAAGATTCCAATTTTGTATCTGTTTTTTGGAATGAGCCAAAACCATTCGTGAAAAAACGAGCCATGTCTTTAGAAGAACTTCCATCAACGTTTTCTGGGAAATGGACTTCTATGTATTGGAATCCTAAACTTGGACCTCAAAATTTACAAATGGAAATCCAAGGGAATGGTCAGGATTTTGTCGCAAAATTAAAGTTAAATGACAAAGAGATCAAACAATTTTCTGGTTCTTGGACACCTGGAAGTAAAATGATCAAAACAAAAGGTTTTAGTTTGGAACTCTCAAATGTTCTGGATGGGAATTCAATTGTGCAGTTCCAATCCATTAAAGAAATTGAGAATGGAGTGGAACTGAGTTTCGAAAAAGAAAATTAG
- a CDS encoding phosphatase PAP2 family protein has translation MKELFLAETSLWFSQIPLDSLHFLDPSLGGFFFVISTICHYLGGSSFFLGLISFVYIYYRPKLAFELSLGLLTSGIAVSLCKFYFESPRPFPYPEAFDEKAFGLPSGHVYSAVVVWGLLAYRIPKLWFRVLSILIILFMPLSRMYLKVHYLGDVTMGFGLGVLHLIIVMLLLNKFYAKKEEPFIFTNQYRTLGLLGIVVTLLPITLDSPFLSEEHHHSLSGVLMASGALGGFWLGILFYPRLSGKEFFQWRMPEMNFQFGSESFWTFWKTFFVRLVVLGIVIFMFYVLPGIFIKKSIWKDDLFLRYIRYLVVGFALVCIVPLVLQKIQKGKFLQN, from the coding sequence ATGAAAGAACTCTTTTTAGCCGAGACCTCCCTTTGGTTCTCCCAAATCCCTCTCGATTCCCTCCACTTCCTGGACCCATCCCTTGGAGGATTCTTTTTTGTGATTTCTACGATCTGCCATTACCTAGGTGGGAGTAGTTTTTTCCTGGGACTCATTTCTTTTGTGTACATTTATTACCGACCCAAACTGGCATTTGAACTTTCTTTGGGACTATTGACTTCAGGAATTGCCGTCTCTTTATGCAAATTTTACTTTGAAAGTCCAAGACCGTTTCCCTACCCGGAAGCCTTTGATGAAAAAGCATTTGGTTTGCCTTCTGGACATGTTTATTCGGCAGTTGTCGTATGGGGTCTGTTAGCTTATCGAATTCCTAAATTATGGTTCCGTGTACTTTCTATTCTCATCATTCTGTTCATGCCACTTTCCAGAATGTATCTCAAGGTTCATTATTTAGGAGATGTGACGATGGGTTTTGGTTTGGGAGTTTTACACCTCATCATTGTTATGCTATTGTTGAACAAATTTTATGCAAAAAAAGAAGAACCTTTTATTTTCACCAATCAATACCGAACTTTGGGATTACTCGGAATTGTAGTGACACTCCTTCCAATCACTTTAGATTCCCCATTTCTTTCAGAAGAACACCACCATAGTTTGTCGGGTGTTTTAATGGCAAGTGGCGCATTAGGTGGGTTTTGGCTTGGAATTTTATTTTATCCAAGACTCAGTGGTAAGGAATTCTTTCAATGGAGAATGCCGGAAATGAATTTCCAATTTGGTTCCGAATCCTTTTGGACATTTTGGAAAACCTTTTTTGTCAGACTTGTGGTACTTGGAATTGTGATTTTTATGTTTTATGTTCTGCCAGGAATCTTCATTAAAAAATCCATTTGGAAAGACGATTTGTTTTTGCGTTATATTCGTTATTTAGTAGTAGGATTTGCCTTAGTTTGTATCGTTCCACTAGTTTTACAAAAGATACAAAAAGGAAAGTTTTTGCAAAACTAG
- a CDS encoding lysophospholipid acyltransferase family protein — MESNQNPADILESLFVIPREVPKTILRNLLELIYDVKVAGSENIPESGGALIISNHTDYLDIPVQGAFADRKIVYLGKYELFHPQEEIMAILNHKNSPFHYPPLSLTKPIIEVLLNSLGSVVKKNLINWGSMPIIRNAAKESEMDKRAAMDYYEKLETYMVDLMKEGELLSIYPEGSRSETGELQSFRAMAAKLAIRAGVPIIPSGIVGATNMSKPKAFLTGDAFKTKIRYQIGKPIPPSEFPTGPEKKAAKELTEMLENRVRELMKQAESIL, encoded by the coding sequence ATGGAATCGAACCAAAATCCCGCTGATATTCTCGAAAGTTTGTTTGTAATCCCTCGTGAGGTGCCAAAAACCATCCTCCGTAACCTTCTCGAGCTCATTTATGATGTCAAAGTGGCTGGATCTGAAAATATCCCGGAGTCGGGTGGGGCGCTCATCATTTCGAATCATACGGATTATTTGGACATTCCTGTCCAAGGTGCTTTTGCCGATCGTAAAATTGTGTATTTGGGAAAATATGAACTCTTCCACCCACAAGAAGAGATCATGGCCATCTTAAACCACAAAAACTCACCATTCCATTACCCTCCTTTGAGTCTCACAAAACCCATCATCGAAGTTTTGTTAAATTCTCTGGGAAGCGTGGTGAAAAAAAACCTAATCAATTGGGGGAGTATGCCCATCATCCGCAATGCAGCCAAAGAATCTGAAATGGACAAACGTGCAGCGATGGACTACTATGAAAAATTAGAAACTTATATGGTGGACCTCATGAAAGAGGGGGAACTGCTTTCCATCTATCCGGAAGGTTCTCGCTCCGAAACGGGGGAGTTGCAATCGTTCCGAGCGATGGCAGCAAAACTTGCCATCCGGGCTGGTGTCCCGATCATTCCTTCTGGGATTGTGGGAGCGACCAATATGTCTAAACCGAAAGCCTTCCTTACGGGTGACGCTTTTAAAACCAAGATCCGTTACCAAATTGGCAAACCCATCCCACCTTCCGAGTTTCCGACAGGCCCTGAGAAAAAAGCGGCAAAGGAACTGACAGAAATGTTAGAAAATCGCGTTCGAGAGTTGATGAAACAGGCAGAATCCATCCTTTAA
- a CDS encoding (2Fe-2S) ferredoxin domain-containing protein, whose protein sequence is MFYEKHVFVCENQRAPGERVSCGNQGSIELLKLLKQKAAKAGIEYKFRVQKSGCLDRCELGPIQVSYPEGIWFAMKTEADVDIILEYYLKTNQPEKYQHLIVSDDKVL, encoded by the coding sequence ATGTTTTACGAAAAACATGTTTTTGTCTGTGAAAACCAAAGGGCACCCGGCGAACGGGTGTCTTGTGGGAACCAAGGTTCCATCGAACTCCTTAAATTATTAAAACAAAAAGCAGCAAAAGCTGGAATCGAATACAAATTCCGAGTCCAAAAATCTGGTTGTTTGGATCGTTGTGAATTGGGGCCCATCCAAGTTTCCTATCCAGAGGGCATATGGTTTGCCATGAAAACAGAAGCCGATGTCGATATCATTTTAGAATACTATCTAAAAACTAACCAACCAGAGAAGTACCAACATCTGATTGTATCTGATGACAAAGTTCTCTAA
- a CDS encoding methylmalonyl-CoA mutase family protein produces the protein MSTEILTYTPQNKIRFVTAASLFDGHDASINIMRRILQQSGVEVIHLGHNRSVQEIVQCAIQEDVQGIAITSYQGGHVEYFQYMIDLLKQEGASHIRVFGGGGGTILPSEIQVLHNYGVAHIYSPDEGRTLGLQGMINDVVKQSDFPTPLSFNGDLSSHIQKKNYLALGQAITQMEFSLLQEKTKYTINFDFPTPKKTIPVLGITGTGGAGKSSLTDELVRRYLDDFPNQTIAILSVDPSKRKTGGALLGDRIRMNSIFNERVYMRSFATREANIALNRSVKGAIQILKSAGYDLIIVETAGIGQSDSEITEVADVSLYVMTPEYGAATQLEKIDMIDYADVISINKFDKRGALDALRDVKKQYQRSRNLFNDPIDAMPVFGTIASQFQDAGTDELYAHLIGVVIQKTNLDWKSKYQKHQKGREASVVLPPDRVRYLTEIKEEIDRNAEWIKNEAERARAAYQLKGAISFLSKKGKVVTDLESEYQLVWNSLSLDSKKILDTWSDTIASFRKEQYSYFVRGKEIKVDNYTVSLSHLKIPKIATPRFVDWGDILEWSYQENFPGFFPYTAGVYPYKRSGEDPTRMFAGEGGPERTNRRFHYLSSGMPAKRLSTAFDSVTLYGEDPDIRPDIYGKIGNSGVNVATLDDAKKLYSGFDLCDPTTSVSMTINGPAPMVLAFFLNAAIDQTCEKYIRSEGKTEEIQSKIKEIFEAKGIAKPKFDGTLPESNDGLGLLLLGVTGDDVLPKETYEKLKKEALSQVRGTVQADILKEDQAQNTCIFSTEFALKMMGDIQHYFIQNQVRNFYSVSISGYHIAEAGANPITQVAFTLANGFTYVEYYLSRGMDINEFAPNLSFFFSNGIDPEYSVIGRVARRIWAKAMKFKYRANERSQMLKYHIQTSGRSLHSQEIDFNDIRTTLQALYAIYDNCNSLHTNAYDEAITTPTEESVRRAVAIQLIINRELGLAKNENPLQGAFIIEELTNLVEEAILTEFNRLTERGGVLGAMERMYQRNKIQEESLHYETLKHTGEYPIIGVNTFLNRNGSPTVIPSEVIRSTDEEKQQQIGNLKAFQKTNASKTEIAITKLKQVARAKENIFQELLETVKVASLGQISHALYEVGGQYRRNM, from the coding sequence ATGAGCACCGAAATTTTGACCTACACCCCGCAGAACAAAATCCGCTTTGTGACGGCGGCTTCTCTTTTTGACGGACACGATGCTTCCATCAATATCATGCGCCGGATCCTACAACAAAGTGGGGTCGAGGTGATCCACTTAGGTCACAATCGAAGTGTACAAGAGATTGTCCAATGTGCCATCCAAGAAGATGTACAAGGGATTGCAATCACCAGTTACCAAGGTGGGCACGTAGAATACTTCCAATACATGATTGATCTTTTGAAACAAGAAGGTGCAAGCCACATACGAGTGTTTGGTGGCGGGGGAGGGACAATTTTACCTTCAGAGATTCAAGTTTTACACAATTATGGTGTGGCCCATATTTATTCTCCAGACGAAGGAAGAACCCTTGGATTACAAGGGATGATCAATGATGTTGTGAAACAATCCGATTTTCCAACTCCACTTTCGTTTAACGGCGATTTGTCGTCACATATCCAAAAGAAAAACTATTTAGCCTTGGGGCAAGCCATCACTCAGATGGAATTTTCTCTCTTACAAGAAAAAACGAAATATACAATCAATTTTGATTTTCCCACTCCTAAAAAAACAATCCCTGTTCTTGGGATCACTGGTACTGGTGGTGCCGGCAAATCTTCGTTAACCGATGAACTGGTCCGTAGGTATTTGGATGATTTTCCAAACCAAACCATTGCGATCCTTTCTGTGGATCCTTCCAAACGAAAAACGGGTGGAGCACTGCTTGGTGACCGGATTCGGATGAATTCGATTTTTAATGAGAGGGTGTACATGCGTTCGTTTGCGACGAGAGAGGCAAATATTGCTCTCAATCGGAGTGTAAAAGGTGCGATTCAAATTTTAAAATCAGCAGGTTATGATCTCATCATCGTGGAAACGGCAGGGATTGGACAAAGTGATTCTGAAATCACGGAAGTAGCCGATGTTTCGTTGTACGTGATGACACCTGAATACGGTGCTGCCACTCAATTAGAAAAAATTGATATGATCGATTATGCAGATGTAATTTCGATCAATAAATTTGATAAACGGGGAGCACTCGATGCCTTACGTGATGTGAAAAAACAATACCAACGATCCCGAAATTTATTCAATGATCCGATCGATGCCATGCCTGTGTTTGGAACCATTGCCTCCCAATTCCAAGATGCTGGCACTGATGAACTGTATGCTCACCTGATTGGTGTAGTGATTCAAAAAACAAATTTGGATTGGAAATCGAAATACCAAAAACATCAAAAAGGTAGAGAAGCATCCGTTGTCCTACCTCCGGATAGGGTTCGTTACCTTACCGAAATCAAAGAAGAAATTGATCGTAATGCAGAATGGATCAAAAACGAAGCTGAAAGAGCAAGAGCCGCCTACCAACTGAAAGGTGCCATTTCATTCCTTTCAAAAAAAGGAAAAGTGGTAACAGACTTAGAATCCGAATACCAATTGGTTTGGAATTCTTTATCTCTGGATTCAAAAAAGATCCTGGATACTTGGTCGGATACCATTGCATCGTTTCGTAAGGAACAATATTCTTATTTTGTTCGTGGTAAAGAGATCAAAGTCGATAATTATACCGTTTCCTTGAGCCATTTAAAAATTCCGAAAATTGCCACTCCTCGTTTTGTCGATTGGGGTGATATTTTAGAATGGTCATACCAAGAAAATTTCCCAGGATTTTTTCCGTATACGGCAGGAGTGTATCCATACAAACGAAGTGGCGAAGACCCAACTCGTATGTTTGCGGGAGAAGGTGGACCAGAAAGAACCAATCGAAGGTTTCATTATCTCAGTTCTGGAATGCCCGCAAAACGTCTGTCAACTGCATTTGACTCAGTGACTTTATACGGCGAGGATCCTGACATCCGACCCGATATCTATGGAAAAATTGGAAATTCTGGTGTCAACGTAGCAACGTTAGATGATGCAAAAAAACTGTATTCCGGTTTTGATTTATGTGATCCTACCACTTCTGTTTCGATGACAATCAATGGACCGGCGCCTATGGTACTTGCTTTTTTTCTGAATGCGGCCATCGACCAAACTTGTGAAAAGTACATTCGTTCTGAAGGGAAAACCGAAGAGATCCAATCCAAAATCAAAGAGATTTTCGAAGCAAAAGGTATCGCTAAACCAAAGTTTGATGGCACGCTGCCAGAATCCAACGATGGATTGGGTCTTTTGTTACTTGGTGTGACAGGAGACGATGTACTTCCAAAAGAAACCTATGAAAAATTAAAAAAAGAAGCTCTTTCCCAAGTGAGAGGAACTGTACAAGCAGATATCTTAAAAGAAGACCAAGCTCAAAATACTTGTATTTTCTCCACCGAATTTGCGTTAAAGATGATGGGAGATATCCAACACTACTTCATCCAAAACCAAGTCAGAAATTTTTATTCTGTATCGATCAGTGGTTATCATATTGCAGAAGCTGGTGCCAATCCAATCACACAAGTTGCTTTTACTTTGGCCAATGGATTTACGTATGTAGAATACTACCTTAGCCGTGGCATGGATATCAACGAGTTTGCTCCCAATTTATCCTTTTTCTTTTCCAATGGAATTGATCCTGAGTATTCTGTGATTGGGCGTGTGGCTCGTCGTATTTGGGCAAAAGCAATGAAATTCAAATACCGAGCCAATGAACGCTCTCAAATGTTAAAATACCATATCCAAACGTCTGGTAGATCACTTCACTCGCAAGAAATTGATTTTAATGATATTAGAACCACATTGCAGGCGTTATATGCAATTTATGACAACTGTAATTCATTACATACAAATGCCTATGATGAAGCGATCACAACTCCGACGGAAGAATCAGTTCGCCGTGCAGTTGCAATTCAGCTCATCATCAATCGTGAGTTAGGTTTAGCAAAAAATGAAAACCCACTCCAAGGTGCTTTTATCATTGAAGAATTAACCAATTTGGTTGAAGAAGCAATCCTCACCGAATTCAATCGATTGACGGAACGTGGAGGTGTACTTGGGGCCATGGAACGGATGTACCAAAGGAATAAAATCCAAGAAGAGTCCTTACATTATGAAACCTTAAAACATACTGGTGAATATCCGATCATTGGAGTGAATACCTTCCTCAATCGAAACGGTTCACCTACTGTCATTCCTTCGGAAGTGATTCGTTCGACTGATGAAGAAAAACAACAACAAATCGGGAATTTAAAGGCCTTTCAAAAAACAAACGCTTCCAAAACAGAAATTGCGATCACAAAATTAAAACAAGTGGCTCGTGCCAAAGAAAATATCTTTCAAGAGTTACTGGAAACAGTGAAAGTGGCGTCGTTAGGTCAGATCTCTCATGCCTTGTATGAAGTGGGAGGCCAGTACCGCCGCAATATGTAG
- a CDS encoding c-type cytochrome, which translates to MGQTFAVNPTPIPKFISKEDLTEGKRLYQSRGCGDCHDVDGSGKTFISDPAIGTISGANLTAGIGGILRDRSDEELAIAIRHGVGKNGRALIFMPSTDFQGMTNEDIGKLVSYLRSMPSIDKEQGEINPGPLGRFLFLIGEIPILVSAEQIIHETNHLQNLKPTVSLEYGKYVAATCTGCHGMKLVGGPIQGAPPEWPPAQNITKVGLSQYTETTFIQSIRTGKRPDGSEMKFPMPWQSLAKLTDIELKALWMYLQSI; encoded by the coding sequence ATGGGACAAACGTTTGCAGTGAACCCAACCCCAATTCCCAAATTCATTTCCAAAGAGGACCTTACGGAAGGAAAGCGCCTCTACCAATCACGTGGTTGTGGAGATTGTCATGATGTTGATGGAAGTGGCAAAACCTTCATCAGTGACCCTGCCATCGGGACAATCTCTGGAGCAAACTTAACAGCTGGTATCGGTGGGATACTCAGAGATCGGAGTGATGAAGAGTTAGCAATCGCCATTCGTCATGGTGTTGGAAAAAATGGTCGTGCACTCATTTTTATGCCATCAACTGATTTCCAAGGGATGACAAACGAAGATATCGGCAAACTGGTCTCTTATCTTCGCTCCATGCCGTCAATTGATAAAGAACAAGGTGAGATCAATCCTGGTCCACTGGGTAGATTTTTGTTTTTGATTGGTGAGATACCTATCTTAGTTTCAGCTGAGCAGATCATCCACGAGACAAACCACCTCCAAAATCTAAAACCAACAGTCTCATTAGAATATGGTAAGTATGTTGCGGCAACTTGCACAGGTTGTCATGGAATGAAGTTAGTTGGTGGACCCATCCAAGGAGCACCTCCCGAATGGCCACCAGCACAAAACATTACTAAGGTGGGACTTTCTCAATATACAGAAACCACTTTTATCCAATCCATCCGAACAGGCAAACGTCCCGATGGATCTGAAATGAAATTTCCAATGCCTTGGCAAAGTTTGGCAAAACTTACGGACATAGAATTAAAGGCACTTTGGATGTATTTGCAATCAATTTAA